From Methanobacterium congolense, one genomic window encodes:
- a CDS encoding homoserine dehydrogenase — translation MKIVMLGFGAVGQGVARVFSTKRDKIKAKYGLNLNLVAVTDTSGAAVCQEGLDPDLLLETKIKKGKVSEYPEHGVPSVSGVDVMDDVDYDCLIEVTPTNIDDGEPAKTHILKAFNQKKDVVTSNKGPLALCFRELADSAESNGVQFKFEASVGGAMPILNFAHETLAGCDINSVLGILNGTTNYILSRMAKEGTSYEKILQESQELGIAETNPTQDVEGIDAACKVVILANSIMGMDVSYDDVEVRGISGITPESIALAKKDGYLIKLVGEISEDSLEVSPRLVCKGSPFAVDGTLNVATLKTDLADDVTVVGKGAGSVETASAILSDLISIWKSK, via the coding sequence ATGAAGATTGTTATGCTTGGATTTGGAGCAGTTGGACAGGGAGTCGCAAGGGTATTTTCCACAAAAAGAGACAAGATAAAGGCAAAATATGGATTGAACCTCAATCTGGTGGCTGTTACAGACACATCAGGAGCTGCGGTATGCCAGGAAGGTCTCGATCCTGATCTGCTTCTTGAAACGAAGATCAAAAAAGGCAAAGTATCTGAATACCCTGAACATGGAGTTCCAAGTGTTTCAGGTGTTGATGTCATGGATGATGTTGACTACGACTGCCTTATTGAAGTCACACCAACCAACATAGACGATGGGGAACCAGCAAAAACCCACATATTAAAGGCTTTCAACCAGAAAAAAGATGTTGTAACCTCCAACAAGGGACCCCTTGCCCTTTGCTTCAGGGAACTTGCAGATTCAGCTGAATCCAATGGTGTTCAGTTTAAATTTGAGGCATCTGTAGGTGGCGCCATGCCCATACTGAACTTCGCACATGAAACCCTTGCAGGCTGTGATATAAACTCAGTTCTTGGAATCCTGAACGGCACAACCAACTACATACTTTCAAGGATGGCAAAGGAAGGAACATCCTACGAAAAAATACTCCAGGAATCCCAGGAGCTTGGAATAGCTGAAACAAACCCAACTCAGGATGTTGAGGGAATCGATGCAGCATGTAAGGTTGTTATACTTGCAAATTCCATAATGGGAATGGATGTTTCATACGATGATGTTGAGGTAAGAGGAATATCTGGAATAACCCCTGAATCAATAGCCCTGGCCAAGAAGGATGGTTACCTCATAAAACTCGTGGGTGAAATATCAGAAGACTCACTTGAAGTTTCACCACGCCTGGTTTGTAAGGGATCACCCTTTGCTGTTGATGGAACCCTGAACGTTGCAACACTCAAAACAGACCTTGCAGATGATGTAACGGTTGTGGGTAAAGGTGCAGGATCAGTTGAAACAGCATCAGCAATCTTAAGTGACCTCATAAGCATCTGGAAATCCAAATAA
- a CDS encoding cofactor-independent phosphoglycerate mutase: protein MKYVVVIGDGMADYPLEELDGKTPLQSARTPNMDYIASKGVSGMLKTVPDGMGPGSDVANLSIMGYNPKEYYTGRGPLEAPSIGAELKEGDVAFRCNFITERDGILEDFNAGHISTEESSQLIEALNHKFPGYGEFYLGTSYRHLFLFHEKSAADLVSTPPHDVVGEPVESNLLKPAETKNAEILNGIMHRSKEVLTNHPINQKRVQEGKNPANMIWLWGQGVKPEMPSFKEKYGLKGATITGVDLIKGLGVYTGLTNIYVPGATGYYDTDYCGKAEYALEALKTHDIVFVHVEAPDEAGHAGDLPEKMKAMERIDKRIIGKLLKKLPDFGEHAVAVLPDHPTPVHVKTHTMDPVPYAMFSTLAEADETEYYDEESAKKGSQGLIDGYRFMEHFIKYAGKS, encoded by the coding sequence ATGAAATACGTTGTTGTGATAGGAGATGGGATGGCGGATTATCCCCTTGAAGAGTTGGATGGTAAAACTCCACTTCAAAGTGCCAGAACACCCAACATGGATTACATAGCATCAAAGGGTGTTAGTGGAATGCTTAAAACTGTGCCTGATGGAATGGGGCCAGGTTCTGATGTTGCAAACCTTTCAATAATGGGATACAATCCCAAGGAATACTACACTGGTAGGGGTCCACTTGAAGCTCCCAGTATTGGTGCAGAACTTAAGGAAGGTGATGTTGCATTCAGGTGCAACTTCATAACTGAAAGGGATGGAATTCTTGAAGATTTCAACGCAGGACACATAAGTACAGAGGAAAGCTCCCAGCTAATAGAGGCTCTGAACCACAAGTTCCCAGGTTACGGTGAATTCTACCTTGGAACAAGCTACAGACACCTTTTCCTCTTCCATGAGAAAAGTGCTGCAGATCTTGTATCAACACCTCCCCATGATGTTGTTGGAGAACCAGTTGAATCAAACCTCCTGAAACCTGCAGAAACCAAAAATGCAGAGATCTTAAATGGAATAATGCACAGATCCAAGGAGGTACTAACGAATCATCCAATCAATCAGAAACGTGTTCAGGAGGGTAAAAACCCTGCAAACATGATATGGCTCTGGGGACAGGGAGTCAAACCAGAAATGCCATCATTCAAGGAGAAATATGGTCTGAAAGGAGCCACCATCACAGGAGTGGACCTCATAAAGGGGTTGGGTGTTTACACTGGCCTCACCAATATTTATGTGCCTGGTGCAACGGGCTACTACGATACAGATTACTGTGGAAAGGCTGAATACGCACTTGAAGCACTTAAAACCCATGATATTGTTTTCGTTCATGTTGAGGCACCTGACGAGGCAGGACATGCCGGTGATCTCCCTGAGAAGATGAAGGCAATGGAACGTATTGATAAACGGATCATTGGAAAGCTCCTGAAAAAGCTTCCAGACTTTGGTGAACATGCAGTTGCAGTTTTACCTGATCATCCAACACCTGTACACGTTAAAACCCACACAATGGATCCAGTTCCATATGCGATGTTCTCAACACTGGCCGAGGCAGATGAAACAGAGTATTATGATGAAGAATCTGCTAAAAAAGGTTCTCAAGGGTTAATTGATGGTTACAGGTTCATGGAACATTTCATCAAATACGCAGGTAAAAGTTGA
- a CDS encoding CTP synthase translates to MSKYIVVTGGVVSSIGKGISSASIGRILRSYGVDVTAIKIDPYLNWDSGTLNPYQHGEVFVTEDGMETDLDLGHYERFLDVNLSGESNITTGKVYSSVIKKERKGSYLGSCVQIIPHITDEIKSMVRKIANETQAEVVMVEVGGTVGDIESQPFLEALRQLRNEEGPENVMFVHVTYVPYLRAAGEFKTKPTQHSTKELRSTGITPDVIICRSELPIDNHLKEKIAHFCDVDVKAVVNAPDAHSIYEVPLNLNRENVGDYILKRLKMEARKPDLYEWSRIVDSLKKDDFKVTVGIVGKYVELEDAYISIRESLKHAAAHHGVKVDIEWIKAEESLNPDRIRDVDALLIPGGFGERGISGKLDAVRHSIENQIPLFGICLGMQCMVIEFARMNGFEGANSTEFNENAKHPVIDIMLEQKQIKNMGGTMRLGAYPCKLKEGTLAHEAYKEDLVSERHRHRYEFNNDYRQLLEDKGLVISGTSPDNFLVEIVELPDHPWFLGCQFHPEFKSRPNNAHPIFRSFIKAAIDKKKAKNV, encoded by the coding sequence CTGTCAAAGTATATAGTTGTAACCGGCGGTGTTGTAAGTTCAATAGGAAAAGGAATATCATCTGCATCGATTGGAAGAATATTGAGGTCATACGGTGTGGATGTAACTGCAATAAAAATAGATCCATATCTGAACTGGGATTCAGGAACATTGAACCCATACCAGCACGGTGAAGTCTTTGTAACGGAAGATGGTATGGAAACTGACCTTGATCTTGGCCATTACGAAAGATTTCTGGATGTCAACCTTTCAGGAGAATCCAACATAACAACCGGAAAGGTTTACAGTTCTGTTATCAAAAAGGAGAGAAAGGGAAGTTACCTGGGGTCATGTGTCCAGATCATTCCACACATAACAGATGAAATAAAATCTATGGTACGTAAAATTGCAAATGAAACTCAGGCAGAGGTTGTCATGGTGGAGGTTGGTGGAACCGTTGGTGACATAGAAAGCCAGCCTTTCCTTGAAGCCCTTCGTCAGCTCAGAAATGAGGAGGGACCTGAAAACGTCATGTTCGTCCATGTAACATACGTGCCGTATCTGCGTGCTGCCGGTGAATTCAAGACCAAACCAACACAGCACAGTACCAAGGAACTCAGAAGCACAGGTATAACTCCCGATGTGATAATATGCAGGTCTGAACTTCCAATAGACAATCACCTGAAGGAAAAAATAGCCCACTTCTGTGATGTTGATGTGAAGGCAGTTGTAAATGCACCTGATGCCCATTCCATATACGAGGTTCCATTGAACCTCAACAGGGAAAATGTAGGGGATTACATACTCAAAAGGTTGAAAATGGAAGCAAGAAAACCTGACCTCTACGAATGGAGCAGGATAGTTGATTCCCTCAAGAAAGACGATTTCAAGGTCACTGTGGGTATAGTTGGAAAGTACGTTGAACTTGAAGATGCCTACATCAGTATCAGGGAATCTCTCAAACATGCTGCAGCCCATCATGGTGTTAAAGTGGATATTGAATGGATAAAAGCTGAGGAATCCCTTAACCCCGATAGGATCCGTGACGTTGATGCCCTCCTCATACCAGGTGGTTTCGGTGAAAGGGGAATTTCAGGAAAACTCGATGCAGTCAGGCACTCCATAGAGAATCAGATACCTCTATTTGGAATATGCCTTGGAATGCAGTGCATGGTAATAGAATTTGCACGAATGAACGGATTTGAAGGGGCAAACAGTACCGAGTTTAATGAAAACGCCAAACATCCAGTTATAGATATCATGCTTGAACAGAAGCAGATAAAGAACATGGGAGGAACCATGAGACTGGGTGCATACCCCTGCAAACTCAAGGAAGGAACCCTTGCACATGAAGCCTACAAGGAGGATCTCGTTTCAGAAAGGCACAGGCACAGATACGAATTCAACAATGATTACAGACAGCTTCTTGAAGATAAGGGCCTTGTAATTTCAGGAACATCTCCTGATAATTTCCTTGTTGAAATAGTGGAACTTCCAGACCACCCCTGGTTTTTAGGCTGTCAATTCCACCCTGAATTTAAATCAAGGCCAAACAATGCACATCCAATATTCAGATCATTTATAAAAGCTGCTATTGACAAAAAAAAGGCTAAGAATGTTTAG
- a CDS encoding A24 family peptidase C-terminal domain-containing protein, which produces MITTIPFICAVIAILACVYASYSDIKEGVIKNKLTFPLIGIGILLNGVYAFMTSNPMFIVLGVIYTGVIFAVGYLFWKFGAWAGGDVKLFTALAALLPFPVSMVSYNIGSWSFPVFAVYPFALTVIINSILSILPFLLMFIFYIAMKRKPHLMDELLSPIKKDYKQNILLSLVITAAAAIILEIRLFIDYPMILSLILTILLIIVISKLPDKLEAVVVTVAVAFALYSRLELTLISIGFLLVSITFVNIVRKVLTSVSREALQDDYRISQLKEGMIPAYNMYELDGEIQIDDTGFFSKAKEAVKTGDISKLSGPRGKLVVGALAAGLQKKDIDYLKDILKEGKIEDNLRIKRGVPFAPSILIGLLISLFIGDLAVIIEKILFTII; this is translated from the coding sequence ATGATAACAACCATCCCATTTATCTGTGCAGTTATAGCAATATTAGCATGTGTTTATGCGAGTTACTCTGATATAAAAGAAGGTGTTATTAAAAACAAACTAACCTTCCCTTTAATAGGTATTGGAATTCTATTGAACGGTGTTTATGCCTTCATGACCTCCAACCCAATGTTCATTGTTTTAGGTGTGATCTACACTGGAGTCATCTTTGCAGTGGGTTACCTGTTCTGGAAGTTCGGTGCCTGGGCTGGTGGAGATGTTAAACTGTTCACGGCACTGGCAGCTCTTCTACCATTTCCAGTATCAATGGTAAGTTACAACATAGGTTCATGGAGTTTTCCTGTTTTTGCAGTCTATCCCTTTGCCCTGACAGTTATAATAAACAGTATACTGTCGATACTTCCATTTCTTTTGATGTTCATATTTTACATAGCCATGAAAAGGAAACCCCATCTCATGGACGAACTTCTCTCCCCAATCAAAAAAGATTACAAACAGAACATATTATTATCCTTGGTTATAACAGCTGCAGCGGCAATAATTCTTGAAATAAGACTTTTCATAGATTACCCAATGATTTTGTCTCTTATTTTAACGATCCTTCTGATAATTGTCATATCCAAACTTCCAGACAAATTGGAAGCAGTTGTTGTAACTGTTGCAGTGGCCTTTGCACTTTACAGTCGATTAGAACTTACACTGATAAGTATTGGCTTTTTGTTGGTCTCAATAACATTTGTTAACATAGTGAGAAAGGTTTTGACCAGTGTGAGCAGGGAGGCACTGCAGGATGATTACAGGATCAGCCAACTCAAGGAGGGAATGATACCAGCTTACAACATGTATGAACTGGATGGAGAAATCCAAATCGATGACACAGGATTTTTCAGCAAAGCCAAAGAAGCTGTAAAAACCGGTGATATCAGCAAGCTCTCTGGTCCTAGGGGAAAACTGGTAGTTGGAGCACTGGCTGCTGGACTTCAAAAGAAAGATATAGACTATCTTAAGGATATTTTGAAGGAAGGAAAAATAGAAGACAATCTCAGAATAAAGAGGGGAGTTCCATTTGCCCCATCTATCTTAATAGGCCTTTTAATATCTCTTTTCATAGGAGATCTGGCTGTTATAATTGAGAAGATTCTCTTCACGATCATATAA
- a CDS encoding DUF2101 family protein — protein MNFFNKFGDIILKVFSFVGMLILAIPKIPEKLRSIKTDDFKSKVDTDNIKENINRIRDNTKIEERVSKITTKKGESEEPLEIPKDIEELSKQMDGSEDTIFISGSFNYKEKENTILRLQILSGAFIIFSILYIFNFIAGIIYGILGILTVGYVVYLLYKRIKLMYSNDFPAYRDFFLMYIVIGLVLVVVGTNSTFVNAFSFQFFPSLTVLIFALILVAAVFLIFRIRYYRNYTYGEVVEAGKNVAYVKIEYDIRSNVKPDIYMVENSIGAVEGDFVKVKLEEKFMNLTGNKPTNIIEKVKTKF, from the coding sequence ATGAATTTCTTCAATAAATTCGGAGATATAATCTTAAAAGTTTTTTCTTTTGTGGGAATGCTTATTCTTGCAATACCAAAGATTCCAGAGAAACTTCGTTCAATAAAAACTGATGATTTCAAGTCTAAAGTTGACACAGACAACATCAAGGAAAATATCAACCGGATCAGGGATAATACAAAAATTGAAGAAAGAGTATCCAAAATAACCACTAAAAAAGGTGAATCTGAGGAACCTCTTGAAATACCAAAGGATATTGAGGAGTTAAGTAAGCAGATGGATGGTTCAGAGGATACTATCTTTATATCTGGAAGCTTCAATTATAAGGAAAAAGAAAACACCATCCTAAGACTGCAAATACTATCTGGTGCTTTCATCATATTCTCAATACTCTACATATTCAACTTCATAGCAGGAATCATCTATGGAATTCTGGGAATTTTAACCGTAGGCTACGTAGTTTACCTTCTCTACAAAAGGATCAAACTCATGTACAGCAACGATTTTCCAGCCTACCGTGACTTCTTTTTGATGTACATCGTTATAGGATTGGTTCTAGTTGTTGTGGGTACCAACTCTACATTTGTAAATGCATTCTCATTCCAGTTCTTCCCATCCCTCACGGTTTTAATATTCGCCTTGATACTGGTGGCCGCTGTTTTCCTGATATTCAGGATCAGGTACTACAGAAACTACACCTATGGTGAGGTAGTAGAAGCAGGTAAAAACGTTGCTTATGTAAAGATCGAATATGATATTCGTTCAAATGTGAAACCGGATATTTACATGGTGGAAAACAGCATAGGAGCAGTTGAAGGAGATTTTGTGAAGGTTAAGCTGGAAGAGAAGTTCATGAATTTAACTGGAAACAAACCCACAAACATAATAGAGAAGGTAAAAACAAAATTCTAA
- a CDS encoding 4-phosphopantoate--beta-alanine ligase, translated as MIPKDHPRYESLMLRARIVDAYKKGILADSGMIAHGRGEAFDYLIGEKTTEPARKAERAGAAALLLAENPVISVNGNTTALAAEWVVKLAEALGAKVEINLFYRTASRVEKVGEALKAAGAKVVLGVENEEKGIIEGLEGPRARASLEGVCSADVVLVPLEDGDRAEALVANGKTVVTVDLNPLSRTATTSTVTIVDNVVRALPNLIQEVMELKNCSENELKGILEDFSNDKNLEESLEIVSRAYTGDV; from the coding sequence ATGATACCTAAAGATCATCCAAGATACGAATCACTCATGTTAAGGGCAAGGATAGTGGATGCCTACAAGAAGGGTATACTAGCTGATTCTGGAATGATAGCCCACGGCCGTGGTGAAGCATTCGACTACCTCATAGGTGAAAAAACAACAGAACCTGCCAGAAAAGCTGAAAGAGCAGGTGCAGCGGCACTTCTCCTTGCAGAAAATCCGGTTATATCCGTTAACGGTAACACAACAGCCCTTGCAGCAGAATGGGTCGTGAAACTTGCAGAAGCCCTTGGAGCAAAGGTAGAGATAAACCTCTTCTACAGAACAGCTTCCAGGGTTGAAAAGGTTGGAGAAGCACTGAAAGCTGCTGGTGCCAAAGTGGTTCTGGGCGTAGAAAATGAGGAAAAAGGAATCATAGAGGGTCTTGAAGGTCCAAGGGCAAGGGCAAGTCTTGAAGGTGTTTGCAGTGCAGATGTTGTACTGGTACCCCTTGAAGATGGTGACAGGGCAGAGGCGCTTGTTGCAAATGGGAAAACAGTTGTAACGGTTGATCTCAACCCACTTTCAAGAACTGCAACAACCTCCACTGTAACCATAGTTGACAACGTTGTACGTGCGCTACCAAACCTCATTCAGGAAGTTATGGAACTTAAAAATTGCAGTGAAAATGAGCTTAAGGGAATACTGGAAGATTTTAGCAACGATAAAAATCTTGAAGAATCATTGGAGATAGTTTCAAGAGCTTATACTGGTGATGTGTGA
- a CDS encoding AAA family ATPase has product MKVIGVTGLPGSGKSVVSRVAKTLKIPIVRMGDVIRDEAEKRGSTPGEVAVKLREEHGEFVVAERCVESIKNLYNQDLNEKSSEKSSGNVDNVYMIEGIRSPYEVEIFRKNFKDFKVIAVHSTPKTRFKRLKKRMRDDDFVELSQFKKRDERELKFGIGNVIATADYMIVNEGPVKKLKNVVRGVLKNEMQNKS; this is encoded by the coding sequence ATGAAGGTTATTGGGGTTACGGGACTGCCTGGTTCAGGTAAAAGTGTTGTTTCAAGGGTGGCAAAGACTTTGAAAATACCCATCGTACGTATGGGAGACGTGATCCGGGACGAGGCTGAGAAGAGAGGTTCAACACCAGGAGAAGTTGCAGTTAAACTTAGGGAGGAGCATGGTGAGTTTGTAGTTGCAGAACGCTGTGTAGAGTCCATAAAGAACCTGTACAACCAAGATCTAAATGAAAAATCTTCAGAAAAGTCTTCAGGTAACGTGGATAATGTTTACATGATAGAGGGTATAAGAAGTCCCTACGAAGTTGAGATATTCAGGAAAAACTTCAAGGATTTTAAGGTAATAGCAGTTCATTCAACTCCTAAAACAAGATTCAAAAGACTTAAAAAACGTATGCGGGATGATGATTTCGTGGAGTTATCCCAGTTTAAAAAGCGGGATGAGAGGGAACTTAAATTTGGAATTGGAAATGTCATAGCAACTGCAGATTACATGATCGTCAATGAGGGGCCTGTGAAAAAACTTAAAAATGTTGTAAGGGGCGTATTAAAAAATGAAATGCAAAATAAAAGCTAG
- a CDS encoding RNA-binding domain-containing protein, which produces MKCKIKARAMVNPTEDLEKVTEALSNMFDYEDIEIGENYVIVSGGIESLQILKDLLRERRIRDTASKILEKNASSNIITFSLSKQAALVEVPNFVEGYQSPLGEIEVEIETDEVETLIQWITEK; this is translated from the coding sequence ATGAAATGCAAAATAAAAGCTAGAGCAATGGTTAATCCCACAGAGGATCTTGAAAAGGTTACTGAAGCCCTTTCTAACATGTTCGATTATGAAGATATTGAAATAGGGGAAAATTACGTCATTGTTTCTGGAGGTATAGAATCGCTACAGATCCTGAAGGACTTACTAAGGGAAAGGAGAATAAGAGACACTGCAAGTAAAATACTTGAAAAGAATGCATCCTCTAATATAATTACCTTCTCTTTAAGTAAACAGGCAGCACTTGTTGAGGTGCCCAACTTCGTTGAAGGATACCAATCTCCACTGGGAGAAATTGAGGTAGAAATAGAAACAGACGAAGTTGAAACATTGATCCAGTGGATCACAGAGAAGTGA
- a CDS encoding diphthine--ammonia ligase encodes MKAAVLFSGGKDSTMAAYKAVEEGWELEYLVSMFSENPASYMFHVPNIGLTELSSEAMGVPLLRVKTLGKKEEELEDLRRALGELKERGVEAVFAGALESVYQKSRIDDICSELGLESHAPLWHRDPREYMEEIINLGFEVIVTSVSAEGLDESWLGRKLDMEVLDEIVKLNEKYGIHIGFEGGEAETLVLDCPLFKKRINVVEARKVWEKDSGYYLIDEAVLEDKD; translated from the coding sequence ATGAAAGCAGCTGTACTATTTTCCGGAGGTAAGGACAGTACAATGGCAGCATACAAAGCCGTTGAAGAAGGTTGGGAACTGGAATATCTTGTTTCCATGTTCTCAGAAAACCCTGCATCTTACATGTTCCATGTTCCCAATATAGGTTTGACCGAATTGTCCTCAGAGGCAATGGGTGTTCCACTCCTCAGGGTAAAAACTCTTGGTAAAAAGGAGGAGGAACTGGAAGATCTCAGAAGGGCTTTAGGGGAACTGAAGGAAAGGGGTGTTGAAGCTGTGTTTGCAGGTGCCCTGGAATCTGTATATCAAAAGTCAAGGATAGATGATATCTGCAGTGAGCTTGGACTTGAGTCACATGCTCCACTCTGGCACAGGGATCCACGGGAGTACATGGAGGAGATCATAAACCTTGGATTTGAGGTTATAGTAACCAGTGTTTCTGCAGAGGGTCTGGATGAGTCATGGTTGGGTAGAAAACTTGATATGGAAGTTTTGGATGAAATTGTGAAGCTCAATGAGAAGTACGGCATTCATATAGGATTTGAAGGTGGAGAAGCCGAAACCCTGGTCCTTGACTGTCCTCTCTTTAAAAAACGTATAAATGTGGTTGAGGCCAGGAAGGTATGGGAAAAGGACAGCGGATACTACCTGATAGATGAAGCTGTTTTAGAGGATAAAGATTAA